A genome region from Vibrio tapetis subsp. tapetis includes the following:
- the xseA gene encoding exodeoxyribonuclease VII large subunit, which produces MSSLTNNNIFTVSRLNAEVRLLLENEMGIVWLVGEISNFSAPVSGHWYLTLKDSRAQVKCAMFRGNNRRVTFKPQSGNQVLVKARLSLYEPRGDYQLIIESMQPEGDGRLQQQFEALKMQLAAEGLFSQSSKQPIPEHPKCVGVITSKTGAALYDILDVLKRRDPSLPVVIYPTMVQGDNAAISIAQAIGRANSRNECDVLIVGRGGGSLEDLWCFNNEILARTIASSQIPIVSAVGHEVDVTIADFVADMRAPTPSAAAELISRDNSHKDQAISQRKQQLAHAMSRYLSDYKYQFSQLERQLEKRHPNYLLQLQSQKLDELEVRLHSAIQSKVRKASNRVQSLSHRLALQTPAHKLTGQQNHLARSKQKLMDAMDRQLLISRHQLSMAAEKLDTVSPLATLMRGYSISQSSDGQVITKANQVQSGDRLVTRLADGKIYSTID; this is translated from the coding sequence GTGTCTTCTCTGACCAATAATAATATTTTCACTGTTTCTCGTCTTAATGCCGAAGTTCGTCTGTTACTTGAGAACGAGATGGGCATCGTATGGTTAGTTGGTGAGATTTCGAATTTTTCTGCACCGGTTTCAGGCCACTGGTATCTCACTCTTAAAGATAGCCGTGCCCAAGTCAAATGTGCCATGTTCCGTGGCAATAATCGTCGCGTTACCTTTAAACCCCAAAGTGGCAATCAAGTATTAGTGAAAGCACGCCTGTCTCTTTATGAGCCTCGTGGTGACTACCAACTGATCATTGAAAGCATGCAACCTGAGGGTGATGGCCGACTGCAACAGCAATTTGAAGCGTTAAAGATGCAACTTGCCGCTGAAGGGCTTTTTTCCCAAAGCAGCAAACAGCCAATCCCGGAGCATCCGAAATGCGTTGGTGTCATCACGTCAAAAACGGGGGCTGCGTTATACGATATTTTGGATGTACTCAAACGACGCGACCCTAGCCTACCGGTTGTGATTTATCCAACCATGGTTCAAGGTGACAACGCCGCGATCTCTATCGCCCAAGCCATTGGTCGCGCAAACAGTCGCAACGAATGTGATGTTTTGATTGTTGGCCGAGGTGGTGGTTCTCTAGAAGACCTCTGGTGCTTCAATAATGAAATTTTGGCGCGCACCATTGCTTCTAGTCAAATTCCGATCGTTTCTGCGGTTGGCCATGAGGTTGACGTCACGATCGCTGACTTTGTAGCAGACATGCGAGCCCCCACTCCATCAGCGGCGGCTGAGTTGATCAGCCGTGATAACAGCCATAAAGATCAAGCTATCAGTCAAAGAAAGCAACAACTGGCACATGCCATGTCTCGCTACTTGTCTGATTACAAATATCAGTTCAGCCAGCTAGAACGCCAACTTGAAAAACGTCATCCGAATTACCTACTTCAATTGCAGTCTCAGAAGTTAGATGAGTTAGAAGTCCGCCTGCACTCGGCGATACAAAGCAAAGTGCGTAAGGCTTCGAATCGAGTTCAATCCTTGTCGCACCGTTTAGCACTTCAGACACCGGCGCACAAGCTTACCGGACAGCAAAACCACCTCGCTCGCTCTAAACAAAAGCTCATGGATGCTATGGACAGGCAACTATTGATTTCCCGCCACCAGCTTTCAATGGCGGCAGAAAAGCTTGATACGGTTAGCCCTTTAGCAACACTCATGCGTGGCTACAGTATTTCTCAGTCGAGTGACGGCCAAGTCATCACTAAAGCGAACCAAGTTCAATCTGGTGATCGTCTTGTGACTCGACTTGCGGATGGTAAAATTTACTCAACGATCGACTAA
- a CDS encoding alanine/glycine:cation symporter family protein codes for MQSLIDVLNGIIWSPALIYLCLGAGLFYSILTRFVQVRHFSEMWRLLLSGKSSTKGISSFQALAVSLSGRVGTGNIAGVAAAIGFGGPGAVFWMWVVAFFGAATAYAESTLAQIYKEEDEGQFRGGPAYYIEKAMGQKWYAWIFAIATIFACGVLLPGVQSNSIGNAVEAAFGPGEMIETAIGTFSFAKIFTGTVVSIILGFIIFGGVKRIANFTQIVVPFMALAYIIIAFVIILLNVGEVPRIFGMIIGDAFTPMAGFGAAIGWGVKRGVYSNEAGQGTGPHAAAAANVDHPAQQGLVQSFSIYIDTLLVCSATAFMILITGAYNVHGGSEGVFLVQNLSENIGANGPVFTQMAIESALPGVGKLFIAFALFFFAFTTILAYYYIAETNIAYIRRTFKVNGLMFVLKLVLMTAVFYGTVKTANMAWAMGDVGVGLMAWLNIVGIIIIFFMSKPAIKALKDYERQQKEGVEEYTFNPVALGIKGADYWEDKYKRKTGKNPATQQETPNGKTVDQPS; via the coding sequence ATGCAGTCATTGATCGACGTTCTCAATGGAATTATTTGGAGCCCCGCTCTAATTTACCTCTGCTTAGGCGCTGGATTATTCTATTCAATTCTTACTCGTTTTGTACAAGTGCGACATTTCTCGGAAATGTGGCGTTTGCTACTGTCAGGAAAAAGCTCAACTAAAGGAATATCATCATTTCAAGCACTTGCCGTCTCTCTTTCTGGACGCGTAGGTACGGGTAACATCGCTGGTGTGGCTGCTGCAATCGGTTTTGGTGGCCCTGGTGCGGTATTTTGGATGTGGGTTGTGGCATTTTTTGGCGCGGCGACGGCTTACGCTGAATCAACGCTGGCTCAAATTTACAAAGAAGAAGACGAAGGTCAGTTTCGTGGCGGCCCAGCTTATTACATAGAAAAAGCAATGGGGCAAAAGTGGTATGCATGGATATTTGCGATTGCGACTATTTTTGCTTGTGGCGTACTCTTACCTGGCGTGCAATCAAACAGTATTGGTAATGCTGTTGAAGCGGCATTCGGCCCTGGCGAGATGATTGAAACGGCTATTGGTACTTTTAGCTTTGCCAAAATTTTCACCGGTACTGTTGTTTCTATCATTCTAGGTTTCATCATCTTTGGTGGTGTGAAACGAATCGCTAACTTTACCCAAATTGTCGTGCCTTTCATGGCGCTGGCTTACATCATTATTGCGTTCGTTATCATTTTACTAAATGTTGGCGAAGTACCACGTATCTTCGGCATGATCATCGGTGATGCTTTCACTCCTATGGCAGGCTTTGGTGCTGCGATTGGTTGGGGTGTTAAACGCGGCGTTTATTCTAATGAGGCAGGTCAAGGTACAGGTCCACACGCAGCGGCAGCAGCAAACGTTGATCACCCAGCTCAACAAGGCTTGGTTCAATCGTTCTCTATCTACATTGATACCCTTTTAGTATGTTCTGCAACGGCATTTATGATCCTTATAACGGGCGCATATAACGTACATGGTGGTTCTGAAGGCGTATTCTTGGTGCAGAACCTTTCTGAAAACATTGGTGCCAACGGCCCTGTGTTTACACAAATGGCGATTGAAAGTGCTCTACCGGGTGTCGGTAAGCTGTTCATTGCTTTTGCACTGTTCTTCTTTGCCTTTACGACTATCTTGGCTTACTACTACATCGCAGAAACCAACATCGCTTACATTCGTCGTACATTTAAAGTGAATGGATTAATGTTTGTGCTAAAGCTGGTGTTAATGACAGCAGTATTCTACGGCACCGTTAAAACGGCCAATATGGCATGGGCAATGGGTGACGTTGGTGTGGGCTTAATGGCTTGGTTAAACATCGTTGGTATCATCATTATCTTCTTCATGTCTAAGCCTGCCATCAAGGCACTTAAAGATTACGAGCGTCAGCAAAAAGAAGGCGTCGAAGAATATACCTTTAACCCGGTAGCCCTTGGTATTAAAGGCGCCGATTACTGGGAAGATAAGTACAAACGTAAAACAGGTAAGAATCCAGCAACACAACAAGAAACACCTAACGGGAAGACGGTTGATCAACCTAGTTAG
- a CDS encoding methyl-accepting chemotaxis protein produces MSIVQRTIAGFALMFVLLIAVAAVNYSNTTSMHKRLNAITQQSTPMVIATFRLQTILQDSHQALSYYDATHDLTLLPSLKQDFLETKNEFEKATQTLKNFSPNTDEQKKLDAVINAAIQYYQFSIQAMGSYEQVLNSRAQLAQLNSSFLHLEDTYSWAANLLLQRSANSRSLQNRAELITSGISRDLKNIRRINKDTDLAELKQTLTDDIRVAKERLAGIKIADDVKTRFLRNVSKLEQLALAENGLLNSSANETLHLKQQAQYVQQAESQINQTQVILGELVALVQNSASQSSLAAEEAASQSTATTLVMALISAVVALLVGYTVATSIQKPLRRISPVLLNMAKGDMTGRTEYKSATEFGVLAQAIDELASHTSGLLSDIGQGSQHLVKEAAKTAQISERTMEQVEAQKSQTEMVATAISQLEVSASEVSRSTDNTLSEIKLANQATQDGRQKVIANRATTEKLAVDIQEAVACSEQLGQFSSSIDNVLDVIRSIAEQTNLLALNAAIEAARAGEAGRGFAVVADEVRALATRSQESTEEIQKMIENLQTSSKQIIEVMARSQIQTNDCVEQTRLTEEALEAITSRMNEISEMSSQISHATQEQIEVSKDVAKHINGIAEAARQTEQEARQSAESGDVLADLAQQQQTLINHFKV; encoded by the coding sequence ATGTCCATTGTTCAGCGCACCATTGCTGGCTTCGCATTAATGTTTGTGTTGTTGATTGCCGTAGCCGCCGTTAACTACAGCAATACCACCAGCATGCACAAGAGATTAAATGCGATTACGCAGCAATCCACCCCTATGGTTATCGCCACTTTTCGTTTACAAACAATTTTACAAGATAGCCACCAAGCATTGTCATATTACGATGCAACTCACGACCTAACCCTGCTTCCTTCTTTGAAGCAAGACTTTCTTGAGACGAAAAATGAGTTTGAAAAAGCCACGCAAACGTTAAAGAATTTTTCTCCCAACACAGACGAACAAAAAAAATTGGATGCCGTTATTAATGCCGCTATTCAGTATTACCAATTTTCAATTCAAGCTATGGGCAGTTACGAGCAAGTTCTCAACAGCAGAGCACAATTAGCTCAACTCAACAGTTCATTTTTGCACTTGGAAGATACCTACTCATGGGCAGCAAATTTACTTTTACAACGCTCGGCCAATAGTCGTTCTTTACAAAATCGTGCAGAACTCATCACCAGTGGTATCAGCCGAGATCTTAAAAACATTCGTCGTATCAACAAAGACACAGATTTAGCCGAACTGAAACAAACCTTAACGGACGATATTAGAGTCGCAAAAGAACGCCTCGCAGGGATCAAGATTGCCGACGATGTAAAAACACGTTTCTTACGTAATGTATCCAAACTAGAGCAATTAGCACTGGCAGAAAATGGACTGCTCAATAGCTCCGCCAACGAAACCTTACACCTAAAACAACAAGCTCAGTATGTTCAACAAGCTGAAAGCCAGATCAATCAAACTCAAGTCATCTTGGGCGAACTGGTTGCGTTAGTGCAAAACTCCGCGTCACAAAGTAGCCTTGCCGCTGAAGAAGCGGCCTCTCAATCAACCGCGACAACCTTGGTGATGGCGTTAATTTCAGCGGTTGTTGCCCTACTTGTTGGCTATACCGTCGCCACCAGTATTCAAAAACCATTAAGAAGGATCAGCCCTGTTCTGCTCAATATGGCCAAAGGTGATATGACGGGCAGAACAGAGTACAAAAGTGCTACTGAGTTTGGTGTCTTGGCTCAAGCCATCGATGAATTGGCGAGCCACACGTCAGGCCTACTGTCAGACATTGGTCAAGGTTCACAGCACTTAGTGAAAGAGGCGGCAAAAACGGCTCAAATCAGTGAACGCACCATGGAACAAGTCGAAGCGCAAAAATCTCAAACTGAAATGGTTGCAACGGCAATATCTCAACTGGAAGTCAGCGCGAGCGAAGTATCTCGCTCGACTGATAACACGCTATCTGAAATCAAACTCGCCAACCAAGCGACTCAAGATGGGCGACAAAAGGTCATCGCCAATCGAGCGACCACCGAGAAACTGGCCGTCGACATTCAAGAAGCGGTTGCTTGCTCAGAGCAACTCGGTCAGTTTTCATCGTCTATCGATAACGTGCTAGATGTAATTCGAAGCATTGCAGAACAAACTAACTTATTGGCGCTCAATGCCGCTATTGAAGCCGCTCGTGCAGGTGAAGCTGGACGCGGATTTGCCGTGGTCGCCGATGAAGTCAGAGCCCTAGCAACACGCTCTCAAGAGTCCACCGAAGAAATTCAAAAAATGATTGAGAACTTACAAACCAGCTCCAAACAGATCATTGAAGTCATGGCTCGTAGCCAAATTCAAACCAATGACTGCGTTGAACAAACCCGACTAACGGAAGAAGCACTTGAAGCCATTACCTCTCGAATGAATGAAATATCTGAAATGTCTTCCCAAATATCTCATGCCACTCAAGAGCAAATCGAAGTGAGTAAAGATGTAGCAAAACACATTAATGGCATTGCTGAAGCCGCGAGGCAAACAGAGCAAGAAGCAAGACAATCTGCGGAAAGTGGCGATGTACTGGCCGATCTTGCTCAACAGCAACAAACACTCATTAATCACTTTAAAGTCTAA
- a CDS encoding acetate uptake transporter, with the protein MSTKLANPAPLGLMGFGMTTILLNIHNAGFFPMDSMILAMGIFYGGLSQVIVGIMCFKRGDTFGTTAFTSYGLFWLSLVGLIVMPYMGLPASPHGFMGWYLTLWGIFTGFMFFGSLCYPVAKQVVFGSLTILFALLAIRDFTGSELIGTIAGFEGIFCGASAIYFAMAQVLNNEYGRTVLPIGEKKKAPSVSTEQVAA; encoded by the coding sequence ATGTCTACGAAACTCGCAAACCCTGCACCACTTGGCCTGATGGGCTTTGGTATGACTACTATTCTATTGAATATCCATAATGCGGGTTTTTTCCCTATGGATTCTATGATTTTAGCCATGGGTATTTTTTACGGTGGTTTGAGCCAAGTGATCGTAGGCATCATGTGTTTCAAACGTGGTGATACTTTTGGTACAACAGCATTTACTTCGTATGGCTTATTCTGGTTATCTCTTGTAGGACTGATTGTTATGCCTTACATGGGTCTTCCTGCAAGCCCACATGGCTTCATGGGGTGGTACCTAACACTTTGGGGTATCTTCACAGGCTTCATGTTCTTTGGTTCACTTTGCTACCCTGTTGCTAAGCAAGTTGTATTCGGTTCATTGACCATTCTATTTGCTTTACTTGCTATTCGTGATTTCACGGGCAGTGAGCTTATCGGCACGATTGCTGGTTTCGAAGGTATCTTCTGTGGCGCAAGCGCAATCTACTTTGCAATGGCACAAGTGTTGAACAACGAGTACGGCCGTACGGTTCTACCAATTGGCGAAAAGAAAAAAGCACCAAGCGTTTCTACGGAACAAGTAGCAGCGTAG
- a CDS encoding ABC transporter substrate-binding protein, with translation MTIRSIVRTILSATLLSVASASYAVTLTIDTWGEEDTLWRKSLIPAFQKHHPDIDIKLNKIVNSKYFDTVSDGFKNGTTADLVICRPFDISLGWFKQGYLLEITEMEGMENFPSFAQTPWQTDSGAQTFCLPMGAVIHGFFYNKTIFKQLGLTEPKTESEFFALLDKVKNDGQYLPLAFSTKDKWESSEVGYQNIGPNYWHGEDGRLGLIEGTERIDTQPYQHAFAHLARWSEYMGDDYKQRGYTDSWDMFKQGKAAVSPAGSWEIVNVRDKVDLGVFAPPVPDGQEQCFFNDHTDKGIGINAASPNKEAAMKLLKWMTTKEFAQLFTDSEPGFFSLSNHFFEITDPTAMKMASWRNRCDSTIRSFVQILSRGTPNFGGEMMEVSTQVLNGTMSPQQATERLQQGLDAWYPPQQEATKQHNTQQQENQCDCSAPQVVVNHDLYGGLAPIDPSPTSN, from the coding sequence ATGACTATTCGTTCAATTGTTCGCACTATCTTGTCTGCTACCCTACTTTCTGTGGCTAGTGCTAGCTACGCGGTGACATTAACCATTGATACATGGGGAGAAGAAGACACACTTTGGCGTAAATCGTTGATTCCAGCGTTTCAAAAACACCACCCAGACATTGATATAAAACTTAATAAAATCGTTAATTCCAAATATTTTGATACCGTCTCGGACGGATTTAAAAATGGCACCACCGCTGACTTGGTGATCTGTCGTCCTTTTGATATCTCACTCGGTTGGTTCAAGCAAGGCTACCTACTGGAAATTACTGAGATGGAAGGGATGGAGAACTTTCCAAGCTTTGCACAAACACCTTGGCAAACCGACTCCGGTGCCCAAACATTTTGCTTGCCGATGGGTGCGGTCATTCATGGTTTCTTCTACAACAAAACCATCTTCAAACAATTGGGCTTAACCGAACCAAAAACGGAATCAGAATTTTTTGCGTTGCTAGATAAAGTAAAAAACGATGGTCAATATCTACCTCTGGCCTTTAGTACCAAAGACAAGTGGGAATCATCAGAGGTCGGCTACCAAAATATTGGCCCTAACTATTGGCACGGTGAAGACGGACGACTGGGTCTGATTGAAGGCACCGAAAGAATAGACACGCAACCGTACCAACACGCGTTCGCACACCTTGCTCGGTGGTCAGAATATATGGGCGACGATTACAAGCAACGCGGTTATACCGATAGTTGGGATATGTTTAAACAAGGTAAAGCTGCCGTCAGCCCAGCCGGATCTTGGGAAATCGTTAACGTACGAGATAAAGTCGATTTAGGCGTATTTGCTCCACCCGTACCGGATGGCCAAGAGCAATGCTTTTTTAATGATCACACGGATAAAGGCATCGGCATTAATGCCGCTAGTCCGAACAAAGAAGCCGCAATGAAGCTACTAAAATGGATGACGACCAAAGAGTTTGCACAACTGTTTACCGATTCAGAACCCGGCTTTTTCTCACTCTCGAATCACTTCTTTGAGATAACCGATCCAACGGCGATGAAAATGGCAAGCTGGCGTAACCGCTGCGATTCAACCATCCGGAGCTTCGTGCAGATCTTGTCTCGAGGTACGCCTAATTTTGGTGGTGAAATGATGGAAGTCAGTACACAAGTGCTCAACGGTACAATGTCACCACAGCAGGCAACGGAGCGATTGCAACAGGGTCTCGATGCTTGGTATCCCCCACAACAAGAAGCCACCAAGCAGCACAACACTCAACAGCAAGAAAACCAATGTGACTGCTCTGCTCCTCAAGTGGTAGTAAACCATGACCTATATGGCGGCCTAGCCCCAATCGATCCTTCACCAACCTCTAATTAA
- the guaA gene encoding glutamine-hydrolyzing GMP synthase, giving the protein MTKNIHDQRILILDFGSQYTQLVARRIREIGVYCELWSWDVEESDIREFNPDGIILSGGPESVTEANSPRAPQYVFDSGVPVFGICYGMQTMAEQLGGKVAGSNEREFGYAAVQVTGESALFKDLESTQDVWMSHGDKVVEIPSDFVKTAQTDTCPYAAMANEEKKYYGVQFHPEVTHTKNGLKMLENFVLNACDCEGLWTSESIIEDAVARIKEQVGDDEVILGLSGGVDSSVVAMLAHRAIGDKLTCVFVDNGLLRLNEAEQVMDMFGDKFGLNIIHVEAEKRFLEALEGESDPEAKRKIIGHVFVDIFDEESKKLSNAKWLAQGTIYPDVIESAASKTGKAHVIKSHHNVGGLPDDMEMGLVEPLRELFKDEVRKIGLELGLPYNMLYRHPFPGPGLGVRVLGEIKKEYCDLLRRADAIFIEELHAADLYNKVSQAFTVFLPVRSVGVMGDGRKYDWVVSLRAVETIDFMTAHWAHLPYDFLGKVSNRIINEVEGISRVVYDISGKPPATIEWE; this is encoded by the coding sequence ATGACTAAGAACATTCATGACCAACGTATTTTGATCCTAGATTTTGGCTCACAGTACACTCAGCTTGTAGCTCGCCGTATCCGTGAAATCGGTGTTTACTGTGAACTTTGGAGCTGGGACGTTGAAGAATCGGACATCCGTGAATTCAACCCAGACGGTATCATTCTTTCTGGTGGCCCTGAAAGCGTTACAGAAGCAAATTCTCCTCGTGCTCCTCAGTACGTATTTGATTCTGGTGTACCTGTATTCGGTATCTGCTACGGCATGCAAACCATGGCTGAACAGCTTGGTGGTAAAGTTGCTGGTTCTAATGAGCGTGAATTTGGTTACGCAGCAGTACAAGTGACTGGCGAATCTGCTTTGTTTAAAGATCTTGAGAGCACTCAAGATGTTTGGATGAGCCACGGTGACAAAGTGGTAGAGATCCCATCTGATTTTGTTAAAACAGCGCAAACAGACACTTGTCCGTATGCTGCTATGGCAAATGAAGAGAAGAAATACTACGGTGTTCAGTTCCACCCTGAAGTAACCCACACTAAAAACGGCCTAAAAATGCTTGAGAACTTCGTTCTTAACGCTTGTGATTGTGAAGGTTTGTGGACATCAGAATCTATCATTGAAGACGCTGTTGCTCGCATTAAAGAGCAAGTAGGCGACGATGAAGTCATTCTGGGTCTTTCTGGTGGTGTTGATTCATCGGTTGTTGCCATGCTTGCTCACCGAGCAATTGGCGACAAACTAACATGTGTATTCGTTGATAATGGTCTTCTTCGTTTAAACGAAGCTGAGCAAGTAATGGATATGTTCGGTGATAAATTTGGCTTGAACATCATTCATGTTGAAGCTGAAAAACGTTTCCTTGAAGCTCTTGAAGGCGAAAGCGATCCTGAAGCTAAGCGTAAAATCATTGGTCACGTATTTGTTGATATCTTTGATGAAGAATCAAAGAAACTGTCTAACGCGAAATGGTTAGCTCAAGGTACCATCTACCCAGATGTTATCGAATCTGCCGCGTCTAAGACGGGTAAAGCGCATGTAATTAAATCTCACCATAATGTTGGCGGTTTACCGGACGATATGGAGATGGGCCTTGTTGAGCCACTACGTGAGCTATTTAAAGATGAAGTCCGTAAGATTGGCTTGGAGCTAGGTCTTCCATACAACATGCTTTACCGCCATCCATTCCCAGGTCCTGGTCTAGGTGTTCGTGTTCTTGGTGAAATCAAGAAAGAGTACTGTGACTTGCTACGTCGTGCTGATGCTATCTTCATTGAAGAGCTGCACGCAGCAGACTTATACAATAAGGTATCTCAAGCATTTACTGTCTTCCTACCAGTACGTTCTGTTGGCGTAATGGGCGATGGCCGTAAATACGATTGGGTTGTCTCTCTACGAGCTGTAGAAACCATTGATTTCATGACTGCGCATTGGGCTCACCTGCCGTACGATTTTCTTGGTAAGGTATCTAACCGCATTATTAATGAAGTAGAAGGTATTTCTCGTGTTGTTTATGATATTTCAGGTAAACCACCAGCAACTATCGAGTGGGAATAA
- the guaB gene encoding IMP dehydrogenase, with the protein MLRIAKEALTFDDVLLVPAHSTVLPNTADLRTQLTKNITLNVPMISASMDTVTEARLAIALAQEGGIGFIHKNMSIEQQAHQVHLVKIFEAGVVTAPVTIKPEATIADVKTLTEDNGFAGYPVVTANNELVGIITGRDVRFVTDLTKKVEDVMTPKARLATVKEGTSREEVQKLMQEHRVEKILVVNDEFQLKGMITAKDFHKAERKPNACKDAQGRLRVGAAVGAGAGNEERVQALVEAGVDILLIDSSHGHSEGVLNRIRETRAAFPDLDIIGGNVATASGAQALIDAGVSAVKVGIGPGSICTTRIVTGVGVPQITAISDAAEAANKAGIPVIADGGIRYSGDICKAIAAGASCVMVGSMFAGTEEAPGEVELYQGRTYKSYRGMGSLGAMSQGSSDRYFQSDNAADKLVPEGIEGRIAYKGRLKEIVHQQMGGLRSSMGLTGSATIEDMRTKAEFVRISGAGMKESHVHDVQMTKEAPNYRTGQ; encoded by the coding sequence ATGCTACGAATCGCAAAAGAAGCTTTAACTTTTGATGACGTCCTACTCGTCCCAGCACACTCTACCGTTCTTCCGAACACAGCTGATCTTCGCACTCAGTTAACTAAAAACATCACGCTGAACGTTCCAATGATCTCAGCATCAATGGATACAGTTACGGAAGCGCGCCTTGCAATTGCATTGGCGCAAGAAGGTGGTATCGGCTTTATCCACAAAAACATGTCTATTGAGCAGCAAGCTCATCAAGTGCATCTTGTTAAGATCTTTGAAGCTGGTGTTGTTACAGCGCCCGTTACTATTAAGCCTGAAGCAACCATTGCTGATGTTAAAACACTAACAGAAGACAACGGCTTTGCTGGTTACCCTGTTGTAACAGCAAATAACGAACTGGTTGGTATCATTACTGGCCGTGACGTTCGTTTCGTTACCGATTTAACGAAAAAAGTTGAAGACGTAATGACACCGAAAGCTCGCCTTGCAACCGTAAAAGAAGGGACTTCTCGCGAAGAAGTTCAAAAGCTAATGCAAGAGCACCGTGTTGAGAAAATCCTGGTTGTGAATGATGAATTCCAACTAAAAGGTATGATCACGGCAAAAGACTTCCACAAAGCAGAACGTAAACCAAACGCATGTAAAGATGCGCAAGGTCGTCTACGTGTTGGCGCAGCCGTTGGTGCTGGCGCTGGTAACGAAGAACGTGTTCAAGCATTGGTTGAAGCAGGCGTTGACATTCTTCTTATCGATTCTTCACACGGTCACTCTGAAGGTGTACTTAACCGCATTCGTGAAACACGTGCGGCATTCCCAGATCTAGACATCATCGGCGGTAACGTTGCGACAGCATCAGGTGCTCAAGCACTAATCGATGCTGGTGTAAGTGCAGTTAAAGTGGGCATCGGCCCTGGCTCTATCTGTACTACTCGTATCGTTACGGGTGTTGGTGTTCCTCAAATTACCGCTATCTCTGATGCGGCTGAAGCGGCAAACAAGGCAGGTATTCCTGTTATTGCTGATGGCGGCATCCGTTACTCTGGTGACATTTGTAAAGCAATCGCAGCGGGCGCATCTTGTGTGATGGTTGGCTCTATGTTTGCGGGTACTGAAGAAGCGCCGGGTGAAGTTGAACTTTACCAAGGCCGTACTTACAAATCTTACCGTGGCATGGGCTCGCTTGGTGCAATGTCTCAAGGTTCTTCTGACCGTTACTTCCAGTCAGATAACGCAGCAGACAAGCTTGTTCCTGAAGGTATCGAAGGTCGTATCGCATACAAAGGCCGCTTGAAAGAAATCGTTCACCAACAAATGGGTGGTTTACGTTCAAGCATGGGTCTAACCGGTAGTGCAACTATCGAAGACATGCGTACTAAAGCTGAATTTGTTCGCATCTCTGGTGCTGGCATGAAAGAGTCACACGTACACGACGTACAAATGACTAAAGAAGCACCTAACTACCGCACTGGTCAGTAA
- a CDS encoding ion channel — translation MAKTSASDCCRYSNEDGWHCDQPSDESGLCYWHNPDIDKSGDDVKQAVEEWAKSGKPLDGFQLARTKLNDINLVNRGSKAGYRCRNVDFYRADLSDAHFFGLDLRGTSLMKASLSGGNLHCAQMEGCNLLGTDFTRARLENVVWGKELEQEKRAEEVLKKGDKKKAVSYFQEAEEVARAIRKQCEKEGLFETAGSFFKKEMKFRRYQMPLFSTKRIISRLVDLFCGYGESPMRVVLFSMFLIWICSVAYFFLGTTASNTYTVQEHGYFYAHAFEFFNAVYFSVVTFTTLGYGDISPIGFARFVAAFEAFMGSFTMALFVVVFVKKMTR, via the coding sequence ATGGCAAAAACATCAGCGTCAGACTGTTGTCGTTACAGTAATGAAGATGGTTGGCATTGTGATCAGCCTTCCGATGAGTCAGGGTTATGTTATTGGCATAATCCCGACATAGACAAAAGTGGTGATGACGTTAAACAAGCTGTGGAAGAATGGGCGAAATCAGGAAAACCACTCGATGGATTTCAATTAGCCCGTACGAAGTTGAATGATATCAATTTAGTTAACCGTGGCAGTAAAGCGGGTTACCGATGTCGCAACGTAGATTTTTATCGAGCTGACCTTTCCGACGCCCATTTTTTTGGTTTAGATTTACGCGGAACCTCCTTAATGAAAGCTTCCCTAAGTGGGGGGAATTTGCATTGTGCTCAGATGGAAGGCTGTAATCTCTTAGGGACGGATTTTACCCGAGCAAGGCTAGAGAATGTTGTTTGGGGCAAAGAGTTAGAGCAAGAAAAGCGAGCAGAAGAAGTGTTGAAAAAAGGCGACAAAAAGAAAGCTGTTTCCTATTTCCAAGAAGCGGAAGAGGTCGCCAGAGCCATTCGAAAACAGTGTGAAAAAGAAGGTCTGTTCGAAACAGCAGGCAGCTTTTTTAAGAAAGAGATGAAGTTTCGTCGCTACCAAATGCCATTATTTAGTACCAAGCGCATTATTTCACGGCTGGTGGATTTGTTTTGTGGTTATGGCGAGTCGCCTATGCGAGTGGTGTTATTTTCAATGTTTTTGATTTGGATTTGCTCGGTAGCGTATTTCTTTTTGGGTACTACCGCGAGTAACACTTATACCGTGCAAGAGCATGGATACTTTTATGCTCATGCTTTTGAGTTTTTTAATGCGGTGTATTTCAGCGTTGTTACGTTCACGACCTTAGGATATGGAGATATCTCCCCCATAGGCTTTGCTCGCTTTGTCGCGGCATTCGAAGCGTTTATGGGCAGTTTTACAATGGCGTTGTTTGTGGTGGTCTTTGTTAAGAAAATGACTCGATAG